The Teredinibacter sp. KSP-S5-2 genome includes a window with the following:
- a CDS encoding NUDIX domain-containing protein, with the protein MQRLKPKFDRSDVEVVSDELAYDGFFKMYLLKVKHRLFSGGWSTMLSRELFHRGQAVAVVLYDPVLDLVGLVDQFRIGAIESEHGPWCLEVVAGMIEKGEEPEAVAHREIEEEAGLTDVSLRHITTYYSTPGGCSEKIHLYCALCDLSDGGGEHGLDEEHEDIYLHTIPAAEVFSGMLNSRANNAATLIGLQWLQLNRESLRSSGS; encoded by the coding sequence ATGCAAAGGTTAAAACCGAAGTTTGATCGGTCTGATGTCGAAGTGGTTTCGGATGAATTGGCTTATGACGGCTTCTTTAAAATGTACCTGTTAAAGGTTAAGCATCGGTTGTTCTCAGGTGGATGGTCAACAATGCTCAGTCGGGAGCTGTTTCATAGAGGGCAGGCGGTTGCGGTTGTTTTGTATGACCCGGTGTTGGACTTGGTGGGCTTGGTCGACCAGTTTCGTATCGGAGCCATCGAGTCAGAGCATGGCCCCTGGTGCCTTGAAGTGGTGGCTGGAATGATTGAAAAAGGCGAAGAGCCAGAGGCGGTGGCTCACCGTGAAATAGAGGAGGAGGCGGGGCTAACTGACGTCAGCTTGCGTCATATTACGACCTATTATTCTACCCCTGGTGGGTGCAGTGAAAAAATTCATCTATATTGTGCTCTGTGCGATTTAAGCGATGGCGGTGGAGAGCATGGTTTGGATGAAGAGCATGAAGATATCTACCTGCATACCATACCAGCGGCTGAGGTCTTCTCTGGTATGCTTAATAGCAGAGCAAACAACGCCGCAACATTGATTGGGCTGCAATGGCTGCAGTTAAATCGAGAAAGCTTAAGATCATCTGGCAGTTAA
- a CDS encoding DUF1249 domain-containing protein produces the protein MIYFPKQLKSQPLADKKPPVVDLPGHLSLCEMNYYRLFRLLPGLRKGREYWAFHAGRSTEVERDLHIQVSVTDEAPYTTTLDISQSRADKTEPKIVVRLYHDAEMAEIVSWDNHRNWFHHYSYPNPKMYQPDEKLALNRFLGEWLTYCRELGYACRENCEEVLVTKK, from the coding sequence ATGATTTATTTCCCGAAGCAGCTTAAAAGCCAGCCTTTGGCTGACAAAAAGCCCCCTGTGGTCGATTTGCCCGGCCACCTCTCCTTATGTGAAATGAACTACTATCGTCTTTTCCGTTTGTTACCCGGTTTGCGTAAGGGCAGGGAGTATTGGGCCTTTCATGCCGGTCGTTCAACAGAGGTTGAAAGAGACCTGCATATTCAAGTCTCAGTGACGGATGAGGCGCCGTATACCACGACGCTGGATATCAGCCAGTCGAGAGCGGATAAAACAGAGCCCAAGATTGTTGTGCGCCTTTATCATGACGCAGAGATGGCAGAAATCGTTTCCTGGGATAACCACCGCAACTGGTTCCATCATTACTCCTATCCGAACCCCAAAATGTACCAGCCCGATGAGAAGTTGGCCTTGAATCGGTTTCTGGGAGAGTGGCTGACCTATTGTCGTGAACTGGGCTACGCTTGTCGCGAAAATTGTGAGGAAGTTCTCGTAACCAAAAAATAG
- the cpdA gene encoding 3',5'-cyclic-AMP phosphodiesterase — MRPFRLLQITDCHLGSQPGEKLLGLDTDQSLYDVLQMVRAQETPDLILATGDISNDAGAASYERFIHIVKRYFPQSPIAWLPGNHDDPMNMDLVEDLPIEARHIAGGWNLIFLDSRIPMEEGGELHPTELERLERELATIKLPTMIFLHHQPVPVECEWIDQYVVKNADQFFKIVDRYSQVKVICWGHVHQEFHTQRRNVDLYATPSTCIQFTPCSKNFSVDSAMPGYRMFELYRNGRYDTFVKRIADKVYNIDFASAGY, encoded by the coding sequence ATGAGGCCATTTCGCCTTTTACAGATCACGGACTGTCATCTGGGGAGTCAGCCGGGGGAAAAGCTTTTGGGACTGGATACAGACCAAAGCTTGTACGACGTATTACAGATGGTACGCGCCCAGGAGACCCCAGATCTGATATTGGCCACTGGTGATATTTCTAATGACGCCGGTGCGGCTTCCTATGAGCGTTTTATACATATTGTGAAGCGCTACTTCCCCCAATCTCCTATCGCCTGGTTACCTGGCAACCACGATGATCCGATGAATATGGATCTGGTTGAGGACTTGCCTATTGAAGCCCGCCATATAGCCGGCGGCTGGAACCTTATTTTCCTCGACTCCCGAATCCCGATGGAAGAGGGTGGTGAATTGCATCCAACAGAATTGGAAAGGCTGGAAAGAGAGTTGGCGACAATCAAGTTGCCGACCATGATCTTTTTGCACCACCAACCAGTTCCGGTTGAATGTGAGTGGATTGATCAATATGTGGTCAAGAACGCGGATCAGTTTTTCAAAATCGTCGATAGATACAGCCAGGTAAAAGTGATCTGCTGGGGGCATGTGCACCAGGAATTCCACACTCAGAGGCGTAATGTTGACCTGTATGCGACACCGTCTACCTGTATCCAATTTACCCCTTGCTCCAAAAACTTCTCCGTCGATAGCGCTATGCCCGGTTATCGCATGTTCGAGTTGTATCGCAACGGGCGCTACGATACCTTCGTCAAACGTATTGCAGATAAAGTCTACAATATCGATTTTGCTTCAGCCGGCTACTGA
- a CDS encoding YqiA/YcfP family alpha/beta fold hydrolase: MSAVVYIHGFLSSPLSHKAQVTKTWLAENRPHWQFHCPQLSSYPKEAIKQLEDVLSHLKGVPTYFIGSSLGGYWVTHFIERGIGNKAVLINPAVSPHTRFGNLVGQELGNYYTDDIYCLSADDLNDLAQCDTETVALHPKYWLMVQTEDETLDYRHAVEKYQGCKQLVEEGGSHTFDGYQHWLPEIIEFFEVQNTEQ, translated from the coding sequence ATGAGCGCAGTTGTATACATACATGGCTTCCTAAGTTCTCCGCTGTCCCATAAAGCGCAAGTTACTAAAACCTGGTTGGCCGAGAATCGTCCACACTGGCAATTTCATTGTCCACAGCTATCTTCCTATCCAAAGGAAGCCATAAAACAGCTTGAAGATGTACTCAGCCATTTAAAAGGAGTGCCTACGTATTTTATTGGCAGTTCCCTTGGGGGCTATTGGGTCACCCACTTTATTGAGCGGGGCATAGGGAATAAGGCTGTGTTAATTAACCCGGCGGTCAGCCCGCATACCCGATTTGGTAATCTTGTGGGTCAAGAGCTGGGGAACTATTACACTGACGACATTTATTGTTTGAGTGCCGACGATCTGAATGACCTGGCTCAATGCGATACTGAAACCGTTGCCTTGCACCCCAAGTATTGGTTGATGGTGCAAACAGAGGACGAGACGCTGGATTACCGGCACGCAGTGGAAAAATATCAAGGGTGTAAACAGTTGGTTGAAGAAGGGGGGAGCCATACTTTCGATGGTTACCAACACTGGCTGCCTGAAATAATCGAATTTTTTGAAGTACAGAATACTGAGCAATAA